Proteins from a genomic interval of Lolium perenne isolate Kyuss_39 chromosome 1, Kyuss_2.0, whole genome shotgun sequence:
- the LOC127330658 gene encoding UPF0481 protein At3g47200-like has product MAIEEYDSSCDVDIDELVNSMKTDLNRSMSWIEDRQKVNRCCLICKIVHRIRQTDNNAYEPSVLSIGPYHHSELPLQAMETEKWICLDYILKLNREVSLREYLCLVSGLEKEARGCYTEEIYMDSREFLQMLLLDSCFILVYLGSIHTREASVDGEQKENIMYERKREAAATSHVDAVRCQSMSGHSAVDMELNQFGKGNEDSDNQGGYSGVVEWYNSSAVYDLLLLENQIPFFIVKIIYQFFAHDAETTLLLTKNISGFMEGIIYHFPKVINEANRPEDFYHLLHLCHKYLKPSHKLECDHHEYAKPHCFQFIFAISRKIFTFGQEQNKFHELNCLNSVQPVNRWRRAVDYHEAGMQFKKREFDEDNPHSLLDIRFRKGVMEIPCLPIDDKSSLLFRNLVALEQTCPQVGDDITAYCVLMSQLTSTAADVSLLAQKGIIVHQMESDEDVSTLFTKLFEYVVFNFSGEHYLKSLCCAMEAHYQSRINRWMAWLWHNHFSNPWVGFAAIASAFIILCSIMQTVLAFLSYMG; this is encoded by the coding sequence ATGGCGATAGAAGAATATGACAGCAGCTGTGATGTGGACATTGATGAGTTGGTTAATTCCATGAAGACGGATTTAAATCGCAGCATGTCATGGATTGAGGATCGCCAAAAGGTAAACAGGTGTTGCCTCATATGCAAAATAGTGCATCGTATCCGCCAAACTGACAACAATGCTTATGAGCCGAGTGTTCTCTCAATTGGCCCTTATCACCATTCAGAGTTGCCACTTCAAGCTATGGAAACAGAGAAGTGGATATGTTTGGACTATATTCTTAAATTAAACCGTGAAGTTAGTTTGCGGGAGTACTTGTGCTTGGTTTCAGGACTGGAGAAAGAAGCTAGAGGCTGTTACACTGAGGAGATATACATGGATAGTCGAGAGTTCCTGCAGATGCTTCTGCTAGATAGCTGTTTTATTCTTGTGTACCTTGGTAGTATCCACACACGAGAAGCTTCAGTTGATGGTGAACAGAAGGAAAATATAATGTACGAGAGGAAGAGGGAAGCAGCAGCCACGAGCCACGTGGATGCTGTCCGCTGCCAAAGTATGAGTGGACACTCTGCAGTGGACATGGAACTAAATCAATTTGGTAAAGGGAATGAGGATAGTGATAACCAGGGGGGTTATAGCGGGGTTGTAGAATGGTATAACAGTTCTGCTGTCTATGACCTACTTTTGCTGGAGAATCAAATTCCCTTCTTTATTGTCAAGATAATTTATCAGTTCTTCGCACATGATGCTGAAACTACTTTGTTACTTACAAAAAACATTTCTGGATTCATGGAAGGCATTATTTACCACTTCCCGAAGGTAATAAACGAGGCAAATAGGCCGGAAGATTTTTACCATCTGTTACACCTGTGTCATAAATACCTGAAACCTAGTCACAAGCTGGAGTGTGATCATCATGAATACGCAAAGCCCCACTGTTTCCAGTTTATATTTGCTATTAGTCGAAAGATCTTCACTTTTGGACAGGAGCAAAACAAGTTCCATGAGCTAAATTGTTTAAATTCAGTGCAACCTGTTAACCGGTGGCGTAGAGCTGTAGACTATCATGAAGCAGGAATGCAGTTTAAGAAAAGGGAGTTTGATGAAGACAACCCTCATTCTCTGTTGGACATTAGATTCAGAAAGGGTGTCATGGAAATACCATGTTTACCAATCGATGATAAGTCTTCTTTGCTTTTCAGAAACCTTGTTGCTTTGGAGCAAACATGTCCTCAAGTTGGCGATGACATCACTGCATATTGTGTGCTTATGTCCCAGCTTACTAGTACAGCTGCTGATGTATCTCTTCTTGCTCAGAAAGGGATTATAGTACACCAGATGGAAAGCGATGAGGATGTATCGACTCTATTCACTAAGCTTTTTGAGTATGTAGTATTTAACTTCAGTGGTGAACACTATCTGAAATCCCTATGTTGCGCCATGGAAGCACACTATCAAAGTCGTATTAATAGGTGGATGGCATGGTTGTGGCACAATCACTTCAGCAATCCGTGGGTAGGTTTTGCCGCGATAGCTTCTGCTTTCATAATTTTATGCAGCATTATGCAAACTGTTCTTGCTTTCTTATCATACATGGGATAG